A stretch of Triticum aestivum cultivar Chinese Spring chromosome 1D, IWGSC CS RefSeq v2.1, whole genome shotgun sequence DNA encodes these proteins:
- the LOC123165370 gene encoding peroxidase 47, with the protein MAKRNELSLLVLVAMAVVVFLSVQVKSEVAAGSYTTEMQEAVRNEVKAFPDLRPGLIRLLFHDCFVNGCDGSVLLETSRINGTDGKTEMTSAFNGGLRGLEVIQNIKKNLGTKYNITCTDAVIYAAREAVYLLSKGKIAYNVTGPGRMDGVISRSEDPAKFLPTPSFTFDQLKESFRNKSLSTDDVIALSGAHAIGVAHRMFVDVNTLDTPVSYQKAVAVELSNGTDVIKNNVRDFGAASGYMDNNKERMEAKGVLDNSFYNAISQKMALFPSDRVLWEGAKAKVTGYKDKADTWYIEFGNSMEKLSKLPATSDPSKIEIREVCSKTN; encoded by the exons ATGGCAAAGCGTAACGAGCTGTCTCTCTTGGTGCTCGTGGCCATGGCCGTTGTCGTCTTCCTCTCCGTGCAGGTGAAGTCGGAGGTGGCTGCCGGCAGCTACACCACAGAGATGCAGGAAGCTGTGAGGAATGAAGTGAAGGCCTTCCCCGACCTCCGTCCCGGCCTTATCCGGCTCTTGTTCCACGACTGCTTTGTCAAT GGTTGCGATGGATCCGTGCTGCTGGAGACCTCGCGCATCAACGGCACCGATGGGAAGACGGAGATGACGTCGGCCTTCAACGGCGGCCTCCGTGGCTTAGAGGTGATCCagaacatcaagaagaacctcgGGACCAAATACAACATCACCTGCACCGACGCCGTCATCTACGCGGCGCGCGAGGCGGTCTACCTGCTGAGCAAGGGCAAAATCGCCTACAACGTCACCGGACCGGGCCGCATGGACGGCGTCATCTCCAGATCAGAGGACCCGGCAAAATTCCTTCCAACCCCCAGCTTCACCTTCGACCAGCTCAAAGAAAGCTTCCGGAACAAGAGCTTGAGCACGGACGATGTCATCGCCCTCTCCGGCGCGCACGCGATAGGCGTCGCTCACAGAATGTTCGTCGACGTCAATACTCTTGATACCCCCGTATCGTACCAAAAGGCCGTCGCGGTCGAACTGAGTAATGGTACGGACGTGATCAAGAACAACGTCCGCGACTTCGGCGCGGCCTCCGGTTACATGGACAACAACAAGGAGAGAATGGAGGCGAAGGGCGTCCTGGACAACAGCTTCTACAACGCCATCAGCCAGAAGATGGCGCTTTTCCCATCCGACAGGGTGCTGTGGGAGGGCGCCAAGGCCAAGGTGACCGGCTATAAGGATAAAGCCGACACGTGGTACATAGAGTTCGGCAACTCCATGGAAAAGCTCAGCAAGCTCCCCGCCACGAGCGACCCTTCCAAGATCGAGATCAGGGAGGTGTGCAGTAAGACCAACTAG